In the Bacillota bacterium genome, GGTGACCTGCCGTACGCGGTCGTGGATGTCCTCGAAATCTATCTGCACGGGCTCTTTCTCTTTGGCGTCTTTCGGTTTCTCTTCGGGTTTTTTGGGGGAATCGTGTTTGGCGTCCTCCTCATCCTGCCAGTCAGCTTTGCTCTTCTCGTCGTCCGCCTTGCGCAGGAACAGGTAGCAGATGTTGAAGTTTCGCCCGTCCCGCTGCGACAGAAACGCCAGCGCGCGCCCATCTGACGACCACGAGGGATTGGTGTCGTTATTTGGGTGACGGCTGACGTTGACCATCTTGCCGTCCTCAACGTTCAGGATATAGATGTCCGAGTTATACTCGTTGTCTTCCATTTCCAGCGCGAGGTAGCGGCTGTCTGGTGACCACACAAATTGCCCGAGATTCCAGTGTTGCAGCAGCGTGCGCTCCTGCTTCGTTTCCAGCTCCAGCACCACCAGATTGCCGTTGCCGCGGCGGAAGGCAATCTTTTTGCCGTCGGGTGAGAAGACGGGGGCAGTATCGGGTGAAGGAGAGTTCGTCAATCGCTCAGTTTTCAGCTTTGCCGTGCGTCGCAGGCGCGGCTCCTCCGGGTCGTCGGAGGTCACGCGGTACAGACTGGTGTTGCCGCCGCGCTCGGAGGCGAAGACCAGCGATTTGCTATCGGGCGACCAGGTAAGCCCGTACTCTGGCTCCACGGTTTCGGTGATGCGTCGTGCGGTTCCGCCATCGGGGTAACGGGTGACGAATATCTCTCCCCGCACCACGAACGCCACCTCCTTGCCGTTGGGGGCGATGGCGTATTCAGAAACGTCGCCGCGCACCTGCATCCAGCTGCCCTGTGGCTTGCGCACGTCCGCCGCTGGGGCAGTGATGGTCAGCACTTTGATTTCACCGTTCGCAGGGTCCAGCGTGCAGATATCCATTCCCTGCTCGTAGGCGATGAGGCTGCCGTTGCGCGCTATCTGCGGGAAGCGCACGCCGTCGCCCTTGTAGCGGGTCAGTTGCTTTACCGCTTTGCTCGCGATGTCCATTGACCAGAGGTTGTACGTGCCATCCCGTTCAGAGAGGAAATATAGCGTCTTGCCGTCGGGCGACCACATCGGGAAGGTGTCGGGGGTGTCGGTTTGCGTGAGCCGGGAGAACTTATCTGACTTCAGGTCGTGTAGCCAGATGTCGCCAGTGGCGCTTCCCCTGTATCCTTTGCGCCACCAGCTGGATTCGCGGCGCACGAAGGCAACGCTGCTCCCATCAGGAGACAGGGCAGCAGGGGTGCCGGTGGCATTGTGTAGCCGATGGGGAGTACCGCCTTTCAGCGGCGCGACGTAGACGCACGGCTCTGCCCCGTAAGGCTCCCAGTCCCGTGAGGACTCGAACAGCACCGCCTTGCCGTCCGGCGTCCAGCCCAGCGCGCGGTCTCGCCCAGACCAGTATGTCAATCGTTGTATCGCGCCATCGCGCAGGTTCAACACGAAGACGTCATCGTTGCCGTAGCGGTCGGAAGTGAAGGCGATTTTGCTGCCATCGGGCGACCAGACAGGGGCGTAGTCGTAACCCTCGTGTACGGTCAGACGCTTTGCTTCGCCTCCCACGTTGCTCACCAGCCACAGGTCGCCTTGCCACGAGAAGGCAATCTGTTTGCCGTCGGGCGAAGGGGCAGGGTAGCGGGCGAAACGCACAGCGGTCTGGGCAACGCAGGCGTGTGCCAAAAAGAGGGTCACCCCGGCAAATACAAAGCAGCGAAAGAACGAATTCATCGGGTGTTTAGACGACCTCCCTCGGTACAGGCTTCACACGTAGTTCTCAAACATATATTGGCTGTCTGTGCCCGCTATGCCTGCAGCAAAAGTGGGGGAACGCAATGGAAGGTTTCATGGCTGGATGAGCGCAGTGGTTTTGGGGTGGGGAACGGTGAGATGCTTCACTTCGTTCAGCATGACAGCTTTCGTGTCATTCTGAGCATCAGCGAAGAATCTCTCGGAAGGGGTTGCTTCGGGTGAGGAGCGACGAGATGCTTCACTTCGTTCAGCATGACAGCCTTCGTGACCCTCATGGGCTATGTCCGTAAATATGCTCTGGGCGGAGTGACCCCAGGTCTGGCGAATTGCCCCGTGCCGGCTGACTGGACAGGTACTTCCAGAGGTCTATGGACACACGGCTATTCCCGCCTTCTCGTCCTCGCGCTTTTTCCAGCTTGACTAAACCGCTTTTGTTCGGTATAACAGAACGGCAGGAGGTACTGGCAATGGAGTTCTCATTGGACGGAACCTGGAAACTGTTTTACTTTGAGCCGGGCAAAGGGTTGCAACAGAGCGCACACACTGCGGATTTTGACGAGCGCGAAGCCATACCCGTGCAGGTACCCGGCGACGTACACACCGCACTCATTCACGCAGGCGTTTTGCCCGACCCTTACTACGACGAAAACCCGGAAGCGTGCGGCTGGGTGGAGGACTACGAATGGTGGTACCGCACGACCTTCACCGTGCCCGCAGACCTTCGCGGAGAGCGGTTCGACCTGGTGTTCGAGGGACTGGACACTCTCGCCGAAGTCTACCTGAACGGTGAGAAAGTCGGCTTCGCACAGAATATGTTCACCCCCTACCGCTTTGACGTGACTTCGCACCTGCGGCTTGACGAGCAGAACCTGCTTGCCATCTGTTTCCACCCGGTGGTGCTGGAAGCGGAGAAGAAGGACGTCTCTCGCTACTGGGCAGCGTTCTACAAGCCGAGAGTGTGGCTGCGCAAGGCTCAGATGAATTGGGGCTGGGACTGGGGACCTCGCTTCGTGACGGTGGGCGTGTGGCGACCTGTGCGGCTGGAGGCGCACTCGGTGGCGCGGATTGCCCACCTGTTTGCCTACACCGAGCGGCTTGATGGAAACGGAGCACAGGTGCGCCTGAGCGCGGAGATAGAACCCGTTGGCGAGAACAATCGTCCGCTGGTGGTGACCTTTTTCGTGCGCGACCACGGGCAGGATTGGCGGGTGGTTGCTCCCGTCGTCGATGGGAGGGCGGAGACCACCCTGTGGATGGAGGCGCCGCAGCTGTGGTGGACACACGACCTGGGCACGCCGCACCTGTACACTGTGGAAGCAGAGCTGCTGGACGGCGCGAATGTAATCCACACGGACTCGATACGCTTCGGCGTGCGCACCATCGAGGTAGACCAGTCGCCCGGCAGGGAACCCGACACCACCAACTTCACCTTTGTGTTGAACGGCGTGAAGGTGTTTGCCAAAGGGGCAGACTGGATACCTGCCGACAACCTGATTGGTTCCATTCCCGCCGAGCGCTACCGCTGGCTGGTGCAGATGGCGCGCGAAGCCAACATGAACATGCTGCGCGTGTGGGGAGGAGGCATCTACGAGTCGCCCGAGTTCTACAACGCCTGCGATGAGCTGGGCATCCTCGTGTGGCAGGACTTCATGTTCAGCTGCGCCGCCTACCCTGACGATGATGAGGACTTTGTGAAGGAGGTGCGTCGGGAAGCAGAAATCGTGGTGAAGCAGTTACGTAATCACCCGTGCATCGCCCTGTGGTGCGGTAACAACGAGAACCAGTGGATCGACAGCATGATTCACTGGAACGAACCCGATTTCCCCTTCTTCGGCAAGCGCATCTACGACGAGATACTGCCACAGGTATGCGCGGCGTTAGACCCGTCGCGACTCTATTGGCCGGGCAGCCCCTGGGGCGGAGACGATGCCAACAGCGACCTCGCGGGCGACAAACACAACTGGCAGGTGTGGGCAGGTATGGTCTACCCGCGCAAGAGCCGGGAGGAACCGCGTGCCAACCCCACACCGGAGGGGGTGTCGTACCGCCACTACGCCGAGGACAGGGGACGGTTCATCAGCGAGTTCGGGATGCACGGTGCGCCCGCCCTGCGCACCCTGCAACGCAACATCCCACCCGAGCAGTTCTTCTACGACAGCGAGGGCTTTCTGTACCGCATCAAGGACCCCGATACCTCG is a window encoding:
- a CDS encoding DPP IV N-terminal domain-containing protein — translated: MNSFFRCFVFAGVTLFLAHACVAQTAVRFARYPAPSPDGKQIAFSWQGDLWLVSNVGGEAKRLTVHEGYDYAPVWSPDGSKIAFTSDRYGNDDVFVLNLRDGAIQRLTYWSGRDRALGWTPDGKAVLFESSRDWEPYGAEPCVYVAPLKGGTPHRLHNATGTPAALSPDGSSVAFVRRESSWWRKGYRGSATGDIWLHDLKSDKFSRLTQTDTPDTFPMWSPDGKTLYFLSERDGTYNLWSMDIASKAVKQLTRYKGDGVRFPQIARNGSLIAYEQGMDICTLDPANGEIKVLTITAPAADVRKPQGSWMQVRGDVSEYAIAPNGKEVAFVVRGEIFVTRYPDGGTARRITETVEPEYGLTWSPDSKSLVFASERGGNTSLYRVTSDDPEEPRLRRTAKLKTERLTNSPSPDTAPVFSPDGKKIAFRRGNGNLVVLELETKQERTLLQHWNLGQFVWSPDSRYLALEMEDNEYNSDIYILNVEDGKMVNVSRHPNNDTNPSWSSDGRALAFLSQRDGRNFNICYLFLRKADDEKSKADWQDEEDAKHDSPKKPEEKPKDAKEKEPVQIDFEDIHDRVRQVTRYVGGVQELALSPDGKKIAFRSSYQGQSDLYVIDWDGSNERRLTTGGTSPNDLRWSTDGNTITFLSRGRISRIAAAGGTVQATDFSAQMRVDFAAERVYLFDAVWRTINEVFYDPQFHGTDWASMRLKYRPYLQHVSEDRDFSAVVYMMLGELNSSHVGYTPRTAANPEATETGMLGVVWSNRRDGDGLLIERVIPNTPAARSDVDLKPGERILAINEQRITETTSVWQLLNGTIGEKTRLLVRAADGTERMVTLRPISPADFRRARYDDWVKRNRKWVEEQSAGALGYVHIQGMGELNVYEFIRQLHAVAAGKKGLLIDVRFNGGGWTTDYLLAILMAKRHAYTLSRGGEPGYPQDRLPLYVWTKPIAVLCNERSFSNAEIFTHAIKTLKRGPVIGMPTAGGVISTGRRTLIDGSSVATPGRGWFTIDRGINMERNGAVPDHVVEDMPEDLAAGRDRQLEKAVQVLMDIVRTAPPEFPPHPPVAK
- a CDS encoding glycoside hydrolase family 2 protein, with translation MEFSLDGTWKLFYFEPGKGLQQSAHTADFDEREAIPVQVPGDVHTALIHAGVLPDPYYDENPEACGWVEDYEWWYRTTFTVPADLRGERFDLVFEGLDTLAEVYLNGEKVGFAQNMFTPYRFDVTSHLRLDEQNLLAICFHPVVLEAEKKDVSRYWAAFYKPRVWLRKAQMNWGWDWGPRFVTVGVWRPVRLEAHSVARIAHLFAYTERLDGNGAQVRLSAEIEPVGENNRPLVVTFFVRDHGQDWRVVAPVVDGRAETTLWMEAPQLWWTHDLGTPHLYTVEAELLDGANVIHTDSIRFGVRTIEVDQSPGREPDTTNFTFVLNGVKVFAKGADWIPADNLIGSIPAERYRWLVQMAREANMNMLRVWGGGIYESPEFYNACDELGILVWQDFMFSCAAYPDDDEDFVKEVRREAEIVVKQLRNHPCIALWCGNNENQWIDSMIHWNEPDFPFFGKRIYDEILPQVCAALDPSRLYWPGSPWGGDDANSDLAGDKHNWQVWAGMVYPRKSREEPRANPTPEGVSYRHYAEDRGRFISEFGMHGAPALRTLQRNIPPEQFFYDSEGFLYRIKDPDTSRKEKLFEAHVWQPRSIEEFVLLSQLVQAEGLKFGIEHYRRRKFECSGALFWQLNDCWPGISWSVIDYYLNPKGAYHTVTRAYSPLLYTFRQEEDGSVTLWGVNDTLQEVSSELRVRRMRLDGETLSDEVHRVKVPANSAQQLLQLPPAQDTRKEFLVVQVKRGAPAPDNVHFFAEWKHLQMPKATVRAVFKPLGEEGCRWQCELSADAYAHFVHLVFPLDAVQVSDNYLFLLPAEPRVIEFRCAEPTDPRQIQIWGLNVEQADITVRND